CTTATTTGGATATGAGGAGATACCTAAAGACTATAATTGTAATCAGGAAATCTCACTTATGTTAAGGTTTTAGTGATTTATTGCGTTAGGAGCAGTATCCTTTTTAGCGCTTTTCCTATTGGTTGGCCTTAGGTATGATAAAATACCTATTTTTAGAGGTCTATAACACATAGCAAGGGACAGGCAGAGAGTATGAGACTTAAAAGACTCGTCGTACAAGGTTTTAAATCATTTAAAGATCGCACAACTATTCATTTTGATGATGGTATTACTGGGATTGTTGGGCCAAATGGATGTGGTAAATCAAATATTGTTGACGCACTTTTCTGGGTTATGGGTGAGCAGTCAGCAAAACATCTGCGTGGAAATTCAATGAAGGATCTTATTTTTGCAGGTTCTTCAAAATACAAACCTGCAACTTGGGCCGAGGCCACTTTAGTTTTAGGAAACGATGAAGGTAAGCATATTCATATTGGGAGTAAGGTTTCAAATCCTAGTGAGATTCAGTTAACTAGAAAGCTTTATAGGAATGGGGAAACAGAGTATAGAATTAATGGTACACCTTGTCGTCTAAAGGATATCCAAGAAGTATTTATGGATACTGGAGCGGGTGCTAAGTCGTACTCGATTATAGCCCAGGGTGAAATTAACCGTCTTGTTCAGGCCAAGCCTCAAGAGCGTAGAACCATGATTGAAGAAGTTGCTGGTATTACGAAATTTAAGATAAGAAAGCGAGATTCGCTTAAAAAAATTGAGCAAGCAGAACAAAATCTAAATAGACTTAGAGATCTTCAGACTGAAATTGAAAAAAACCTACGTTCACTTCAAAAGCAGGCCGAAAAAGCAGAAAAAGCAAAATCGTTGAAGGAAAAAATTAAAAGAAATGATTTGATTGTGTATTCACATAATGAATTTGATCTTTTGAAAGATATTAAAAGTGGTAAGGAGATTCTTACTGAACGACAAAATGAAATTGAAAATTGGACGGCACAAAAAACGACACTTGAAACAGACTTAGAGGAAGAAAGAATTCGCAAGGATGAGTTAACAGAAAAAATAGAGGGTCTACAAAAAGAATACAATGATTTATCAAAAGAGCTTGCTCAGTCGGAGTCTCGTTTAAATTATCTAAATCAGTCATGTAAAGAAAAAGAGAAACAGATCGAAATTCGTCAAAAAGAATTAGATGAAGTGAAATTAGAAGTAGATGATAGAAGGGAAAAAAGAGAATCTCTTGAATGTGAAAGGGATGATTTAGAAAAACAAAGTCGTAGGGAACTTGATTTTGATACTCTAGAAGAAGAATTAGATGAAGTAAAATTTGAGTTAGAAAACAAAGAATCACAATTTCAGGAGTGTGAAGAAAAGCTTCTAGCTTTAAAGGAAGAACTTACAAAAAAAGAACAAGATTTTTATAAAAATCAAAATAAGAAAGAGGAATTATCAGCAAATCTGGAAGATATTAATAAAGAATTAGAAGCTTTGGAAAAGCAATATTCTGGAGTATCAACAGATATGGCCAATGAACGTTCGCAATTACTTGAGTCAGAAAAAAATCTTTTGGCGATAGAAGAGCTAGTTTCAGAGATGAAGTCTTCAGTTGAAAATTTAACTTCTGATTATTCAAAAATGGATTTGAAAGTAAAAGAGCAGAATAAGGAAATTATTGGGATAGAATCAAAATTAGAATCATTGATGGCCATTAATGATTCATTAGAAGAAGCAAGTGAAGGTACGAGTGAATTTTTGAAGTTAGCTGGTTTAAAAGAGCATAATGTTTTAGGAGCGTTAATTAAGTGTGATGAGTTATATTCTAAGAATATTCAATCAATATTTGGAAGACTTTTAAATAATATTGTTACTAAAAAGGGTGAATTTTCTGCTGTATTTTCGTGGGCCATTGAGAACACAGAAAAGGCAATAGAAGTCTTGGATATATTTAATGGAGCAGAAGTTTCACAAGAGGGGAAGGAACGTTTAAAGTTGGCCCTTGATTGTGAAGAATTGATTGAAATTAAAGATATTGTTGAGATCGATGATGAATTTAAATCGATACTCCTTCCTTTATTCGAGGGGCATTTTATCGTAGACAAGGATATAGATGTTCTTCAAAATTTGAATTCAGATTTGAATTTTAGATCAATTAGTACATTAAATGGCAAAGGTCTTATTTTTAAAGGGAATGATCAGCAGGTGATTTCTCTTAATGCAAAAGATAGTGGCCAAGGTGTTATTGCAAGAAACAACAAAATTAAACTATTAGGCATAGAACTTGAAAACAAGAAGGAGAGCTTTGCTGAAAATGAGAAAATTCTTCAATCGATTGAGACAAATTTATCTACAGATAGAATTAAACTTGAAGAGTTAAGAGAGCAGGGCATTCAAAAGAGAAGTGATTTTATGTCTAAAAAAGCTGCTTTTGAAGCGAAAACTGCAAACCTAGATACAGGTAACGCAAGAATAGAGATACTGAAAAATCGTAAAACACAAATTTCCGAACAGCGATTTAATCTCCTAGAGTATGAAGATATTGAGAAAAAAGATTTAGAATCGTTGATTAAACGATTAGATGGAGATAAAGAATATTTTGAAGATCTTAAGGATGAATTAGGCAATATACGAATTACATATAATGAAAAAAAGCAGTATTTTTTAGAAAAACAAGTTGAGTTTAAATCATTTGACGATAGGATTAAATCTTTCCAATCCCAGATTGAAGATGTTGAGAAACAAATTGAAAGAGGTGAGCAAAGAGAAAAAACAAATATGGAACTCATTGAAAGACTAGCTCAAGAAATTGAAGATCTTTCTATTGAGGCTGAAAGTTTAGAAGAAAATAATCAAAAGAAAGTTGAAGATCTTCAAGACCAGCAAGAAGTTCTTTCATTGCAGAAGGATCAGTTGGCAGATCTCTTGTCGGGTATGATGGATAGAGAAAACCTCGTTAAAGAGTTGACCAAAAGTCTTTCAAAAGCTGAAAAACAAATTGTTGAATATGAAATTCAATTAGGACAGTTCCTTACAAACGAAGAGCAAAATGCCAGAAATATTTTTGAAAAATATCATATAAATATCAGACGTGTCATAGGCATGCACCTTGAGTACATAGAAAAAGACTATCTCAACTTAAATGACATTGAGAATGTTTTCTATTCTGAAAATGAAGAAGGGCAAAGATTTGAAATTCCCACCGAAGCTTATGAATTTCACAGACGTTATGGTCAAGATCTTAAAGAATGTAAAGAGAAACTAAAAAAATACAAAAATGAATATTCTCAAATCGGTGAAATTAACTGGCAAGCAGTTGAAGATTACGAGAGACAAAAATTAAGATTTAACTTTCTTAGAGATCAAGAAATTGAACTTAAAAAGTCTCTTGAAGATCTACAAATCGCTATTTCACATATTGATGAAAAATCTAAAAAACGTTTTAAACTGGCCTTTGAAGAAGTTAATGAACGTTTTACAAAAGTTTTTCCTATTATTTTTGGAGGAGGTAATGCTTCTCTTAAACTAGTAGGTGATATAAATGATCCTGAATGTGGAGTTGACGTAGTTGCTCAACCACCTGGTAAGAAAATGCAAAATATTAACCTCATGTCTGGTGGAGAAAAAGCAATGACGGCCGTAAGTCTCATCTTTTCGATCTTCTTGGTTAAACCTTCACCTTTTTGCTTGCTTGATGAGGTTGATGCTCCGCTGGATGATGCCAACGTTGGTAGATTTAATGAACTATTAAGAGAGATGAGCTCAGACTCTCAATTTATTTTAATCACTCACAATAAAAAAACGATGGAACTCAATGATGTTCTCTATGGAGTCACTATGCAAGAGGCCGGAGTGTCGAAGGCCGTGAGTGTTCAGTTGCATTAAGGAAAATATGATCAAGCTTTTACTTATTTCATTTTTACCATTTTCTTCACTCTATGCCTCCTTCATGCCGAAAAGTTTTTCTGCTCAATTTGAACAGAAAATAATTTCAGTAAGAACTAAAAAGGTAAAAACAAGTAAAGGCAATATTGACTATAAATATCCTTCCCATATCCGTTTTAATACAAAACAACCTGACGAGATAACTTTCGTCTCAAACCCGGATAAAACCTACTTTTATACAGCTCCTTTTATTGAAGATGAACCAGGTGAACTTAATATAAAAAAATCCAAGGATGAACCTATTTCAAAGTTTTTTGACGTTCTACAAACGGGACTTGTTTCGAATCAAATCTATAAAGTTCTAAAAAATGACAAAAATCCCTTAAATATTAAACTTAATTTTAATAAAGAATTTCAAGATCAGGTAGGGATTAAATCGGCCATTATAGATTTCAAAGGGAAAATTTCATTTTCGACGATAGAATCAATAAAAATTCAGTATCTTAAACAAGACGATGTTACTCTCGTGCTTAAAGAAGTATCTTTAAATCCAAAATTTAAAGCAGACCAATTTGTTTTTAGGCCTCCTAAAAATACCAAAATTACGGGACAATAAATTTTAGTATCAGAATAGATCTTTCGGAAAATTAAATGATTCTTTCGCAAATATTCTTTTGTAGTTGATATAGTTTCTAAGAACTAATTTTACATAATTTCTAGTTTCTCGATAGGGAATATTTTCAATAAACTC
The nucleotide sequence above comes from Halobacteriovoraceae bacterium. Encoded proteins:
- the smc gene encoding chromosome segregation protein SMC, with amino-acid sequence MRLKRLVVQGFKSFKDRTTIHFDDGITGIVGPNGCGKSNIVDALFWVMGEQSAKHLRGNSMKDLIFAGSSKYKPATWAEATLVLGNDEGKHIHIGSKVSNPSEIQLTRKLYRNGETEYRINGTPCRLKDIQEVFMDTGAGAKSYSIIAQGEINRLVQAKPQERRTMIEEVAGITKFKIRKRDSLKKIEQAEQNLNRLRDLQTEIEKNLRSLQKQAEKAEKAKSLKEKIKRNDLIVYSHNEFDLLKDIKSGKEILTERQNEIENWTAQKTTLETDLEEERIRKDELTEKIEGLQKEYNDLSKELAQSESRLNYLNQSCKEKEKQIEIRQKELDEVKLEVDDRREKRESLECERDDLEKQSRRELDFDTLEEELDEVKFELENKESQFQECEEKLLALKEELTKKEQDFYKNQNKKEELSANLEDINKELEALEKQYSGVSTDMANERSQLLESEKNLLAIEELVSEMKSSVENLTSDYSKMDLKVKEQNKEIIGIESKLESLMAINDSLEEASEGTSEFLKLAGLKEHNVLGALIKCDELYSKNIQSIFGRLLNNIVTKKGEFSAVFSWAIENTEKAIEVLDIFNGAEVSQEGKERLKLALDCEELIEIKDIVEIDDEFKSILLPLFEGHFIVDKDIDVLQNLNSDLNFRSISTLNGKGLIFKGNDQQVISLNAKDSGQGVIARNNKIKLLGIELENKKESFAENEKILQSIETNLSTDRIKLEELREQGIQKRSDFMSKKAAFEAKTANLDTGNARIEILKNRKTQISEQRFNLLEYEDIEKKDLESLIKRLDGDKEYFEDLKDELGNIRITYNEKKQYFLEKQVEFKSFDDRIKSFQSQIEDVEKQIERGEQREKTNMELIERLAQEIEDLSIEAESLEENNQKKVEDLQDQQEVLSLQKDQLADLLSGMMDRENLVKELTKSLSKAEKQIVEYEIQLGQFLTNEEQNARNIFEKYHINIRRVIGMHLEYIEKDYLNLNDIENVFYSENEEGQRFEIPTEAYEFHRRYGQDLKECKEKLKKYKNEYSQIGEINWQAVEDYERQKLRFNFLRDQEIELKKSLEDLQIAISHIDEKSKKRFKLAFEEVNERFTKVFPIIFGGGNASLKLVGDINDPECGVDVVAQPPGKKMQNINLMSGGEKAMTAVSLIFSIFLVKPSPFCLLDEVDAPLDDANVGRFNELLREMSSDSQFILITHNKKTMELNDVLYGVTMQEAGVSKAVSVQLH
- a CDS encoding outer-membrane lipoprotein carrier protein LolA, with amino-acid sequence MIKLLLISFLPFSSLYASFMPKSFSAQFEQKIISVRTKKVKTSKGNIDYKYPSHIRFNTKQPDEITFVSNPDKTYFYTAPFIEDEPGELNIKKSKDEPISKFFDVLQTGLVSNQIYKVLKNDKNPLNIKLNFNKEFQDQVGIKSAIIDFKGKISFSTIESIKIQYLKQDDVTLVLKEVSLNPKFKADQFVFRPPKNTKITGQ